A genomic stretch from Dehalococcoidales bacterium includes:
- a CDS encoding (Fe-S)-binding protein gives MWDESKCDLCGDCLVKCRYTDYDKDKAVSEIKLLMEGKDAEILHTCITCIACNDYCPTGADPSNLIFKMQEKIGTCPLVVSMKPNLDRIAQGLEGKGETGELIPGDSDRPVLSLDSFGLRLIPDGTLDSQIFKGMTVVRGGEYMSLVGCVHFGGESFVERYARSVIDKLASLGKDIVYFHNEGFALVHVRARERGIIAPFKYMHLFEYLRNYLREHQGSITRLGKKVAYQANCATRYVPEQDAFLDEVLELIGVERPTRQYERLDALCCAGPIMAANNKLAIDIQEKNIRDAIDCGADAMITSCPMCDLVLQQPTSQHSLPKIPISELCRMALGEKPFPESTPA, from the coding sequence ATGTGGGACGAATCAAAATGTGACCTGTGTGGTGATTGCCTGGTGAAGTGCCGTTATACCGATTATGACAAAGATAAAGCCGTATCTGAAATCAAGCTGCTCATGGAGGGCAAAGACGCCGAGATACTGCACACGTGTATCACCTGTATCGCCTGTAATGATTACTGCCCAACCGGGGCCGACCCTTCAAACCTTATCTTCAAGATGCAGGAAAAGATAGGTACCTGTCCTCTAGTAGTTTCAATGAAACCAAATCTGGATAGAATTGCCCAGGGACTTGAGGGAAAGGGAGAGACCGGCGAACTGATACCGGGCGACTCTGATAGACCTGTCCTGTCACTCGATTCCTTCGGTTTACGGTTGATACCCGATGGTACCCTCGACAGCCAGATATTCAAGGGTATGACTGTGGTCAGGGGCGGTGAGTATATGTCTCTCGTCGGCTGTGTGCACTTTGGTGGCGAGAGCTTTGTTGAGCGGTATGCCCGGAGCGTCATCGACAAGCTGGCTAGTTTGGGCAAGGATATCGTCTACTTTCACAATGAGGGCTTTGCCCTGGTACACGTCCGGGCCAGGGAGCGCGGCATCATCGCTCCCTTCAAATACATGCACCTCTTCGAGTACCTGCGCAACTACCTGAGAGAGCACCAGGGTAGCATCACCAGGCTCGGTAAGAAGGTTGCCTACCAGGCCAATTGCGCCACCCGGTACGTGCCGGAGCAGGATGCCTTCCTTGACGAGGTCTTGGAGTTAATTGGTGTAGAGAGGCCGACAAGGCAATACGAGCGATTGGATGCGCTTTGTTGCGCCGGACCGATTATGGCTGCCAATAACAAGCTGGCGATTGATATCCAGGAGAAAAATATCAGGGATGCTATCGATTGTGGTGCTGATGCCATGATAACCTCCTGCCCTATGTGTGATTTAGTGTTACAGCAGCCTACATCACAGCATAGTCTACCCAAGATACCTATCTCTGAACTATGCCGTATGGCCCTGGGTGAGAAGCCGTTCCCCGAATCGACCCCGGCCTGA
- a CDS encoding FAD-dependent oxidoreductase, producing MSQEFKHLFSPIKLGPMTVRNRIVSSSHATNFHSVVGPITDRAFHYYLSKAKGGLGLIVTQFTVPMALQSDAAIPTYRNLADAIHQEGTKLMVQLVLPGKFGSSDTYGGTLSSSSPIPATTPYRGTGEVPRQMEIEEIKEAVQGFADAARRACEAGLDGVEISLAVGFLFSQFISPVFNQRTDEYGGSLENRLRFPIETIDAVRDAVGKDFVVGIRLTGDEFLEGGIDLELAKLNAQRLEATGKLDYISICAGTFFNPEAHIPPMYFPLGCFVYLAAAIKEAVNLPVMTVGRINDPVQAEKILADNQADLIIMNRATICDPEMPKKVQEGRLDEIRKCTGCNEGCLGRWVQGLPITCAYNPEVGRESEFAITEAPVKKKVMVIGGGAAGLETARVAALRGHQVSLYEKGSELGGQLNIAVKAPMRDDFLEVPRYYTHQMKLLGVDVNLETEVTSEMVESISPDAVVVATGSLPYLTTIPGVEGANVVEVRELLQEKVEAGQNVVVIAGEQHIQALSAADFLAEQGKTVELLTDGLYPGALLDPATLMVVLPRLLARGVKITPSTGVKEITENAVVVFNAFTREERRIEGVDTMVIATAGRADDRLYRALKGKVQELHAVGHCISPRKMITSVLDGAMVGRML from the coding sequence ATGTCTCAAGAATTCAAGCATCTTTTTTCACCCATCAAGCTGGGGCCGATGACAGTACGCAATAGAATAGTCTCATCTTCCCACGCCACCAATTTCCACTCAGTGGTCGGCCCTATCACCGATAGGGCGTTCCATTACTATTTATCCAAGGCGAAGGGTGGGTTGGGGCTCATCGTGACCCAGTTCACTGTACCTATGGCGCTTCAGAGTGATGCTGCGATCCCCACCTATAGGAATCTAGCCGACGCCATTCACCAGGAGGGTACGAAGCTGATGGTGCAGCTGGTGCTCCCCGGGAAGTTTGGGAGTTCAGATACATATGGGGGAACGCTTTCATCTTCATCGCCAATACCAGCCACGACTCCCTACAGGGGTACGGGGGAAGTGCCTCGCCAGATGGAAATCGAGGAGATAAAGGAGGCAGTCCAGGGATTTGCTGATGCCGCCAGGAGGGCATGTGAAGCCGGTCTTGACGGCGTGGAAATAAGTCTTGCCGTCGGTTTCCTGTTCTCCCAGTTTATATCGCCTGTCTTTAATCAGAGAACCGACGAATACGGTGGCAGCCTGGAGAATCGACTCCGTTTTCCTATCGAGACCATCGATGCCGTCAGAGATGCTGTCGGGAAGGACTTCGTTGTTGGTATCAGGTTGACCGGGGACGAGTTTCTCGAGGGTGGCATTGACCTGGAACTGGCCAAACTGAATGCCCAGAGATTAGAGGCCACCGGGAAGCTGGACTACATCAGTATCTGTGCCGGCACTTTCTTTAATCCGGAAGCACATATTCCTCCCATGTATTTTCCTCTGGGATGTTTTGTTTACCTTGCTGCTGCCATTAAGGAGGCGGTGAATCTACCGGTGATGACGGTGGGTAGAATAAATGATCCGGTGCAGGCGGAGAAAATCCTGGCGGACAATCAGGCAGACCTGATAATCATGAATCGGGCTACTATCTGCGACCCGGAAATGCCAAAGAAGGTCCAGGAGGGCAGGCTTGATGAAATACGTAAGTGTACCGGCTGTAACGAAGGTTGTCTCGGCAGGTGGGTCCAGGGTCTTCCCATAACCTGTGCCTATAATCCTGAGGTGGGTCGGGAGAGTGAGTTTGCCATAACGGAGGCACCCGTCAAGAAAAAGGTAATGGTCATCGGTGGGGGTGCCGCCGGTCTGGAGACAGCCCGGGTGGCTGCGTTGAGGGGTCACCAGGTATCCCTGTACGAAAAGGGAAGCGAATTGGGTGGGCAACTGAATATAGCGGTCAAAGCCCCGATGAGGGATGATTTCCTCGAGGTACCTCGTTACTATACGCACCAGATGAAGCTTCTGGGAGTGGACGTCAACCTTGAAACCGAGGTAACTTCGGAAATGGTTGAGTCAATAAGTCCGGATGCCGTGGTGGTGGCAACGGGTTCCCTGCCCTATCTAACAACAATACCAGGTGTTGAGGGAGCCAATGTTGTCGAGGTGCGCGAGTTGCTTCAGGAGAAGGTAGAGGCGGGGCAAAACGTGGTCGTTATTGCCGGAGAACAGCATATCCAGGCGTTGAGTGCGGCTGATTTCCTGGCGGAGCAGGGGAAGACGGTAGAGCTACTGACTGATGGGCTCTATCCCGGTGCGTTGCTCGACCCGGCGACGCTAATGGTTGTATTGCCCAGACTGCTGGCCAGGGGGGTTAAGATAACCCCCAGCACTGGAGTGAAAGAGATAACAGAAAACGCAGTAGTTGTCTTCAATGCTTTCACCAGGGAGGAGAGAAGAATCGAGGGTGTCGATACGATGGTAATTGCCACCGCTGGCAGGGCCGACGACAGGCTCTATCGTGCTCTAAAGGGCAAAGTGCAGGAGCTGCACGCGGTTGGTCACTGTATATCGCCACGCAAGATGATTACCTCGGTTCTCGATGGAGCTATGGTGGGACGGATGCTGTAG
- a CDS encoding FAD-dependent oxidoreductase: protein MKVCIVGGGGGANNAANVIRSLDKEARIDIFTNRGEIGNLPCEIPFVLKGTLPSWESSFAFRDRFYKERDIGVHLDTEVTEILRDEKRIIARGEIYHYDKVVLDTGATPVIPPIPGLDGHNEFTLSTGLRPARVFEEAIPGYTSAVVIGTGQIALETAAILQARGYHHVYLVGRSDRILRTYLDEEMVGVVEERIRENGVELILGAGNLRVATRGEKKLLYLADRELEVDIIFLAVGAEPNSSLARRAGIEIGDTGAVAVNEYLQTSDPDIYAIGDCMENRDTLTGTKRRYQTATNAAKTGRIAGRNLVLGNVIAYQGTVMTFITEIYGCEVGTVGLTEDYAREQGFDVVTSMTTSSTRRRTFGGRPVNIKLIADRKSRTLIGAQITSEEMVAGKIDRLAVAIAEKVPLQRLSLIDTCYSPTVGAGYEAVTMALDALLEKVAG, encoded by the coding sequence ATGAAAGTATGCATCGTTGGTGGTGGTGGTGGTGCAAACAATGCCGCCAATGTTATTCGGAGTCTTGATAAGGAAGCCCGGATAGACATCTTCACCAACCGTGGCGAGATAGGCAATCTACCCTGCGAAATCCCCTTTGTCCTGAAAGGGACTCTGCCATCCTGGGAGAGCAGCTTTGCTTTCAGGGACAGGTTCTATAAAGAGAGGGATATCGGAGTCCACCTCGATACCGAGGTTACTGAAATCCTCAGAGACGAAAAACGTATTATAGCAAGGGGGGAAATCTACCATTACGATAAGGTGGTTCTGGACACGGGGGCAACTCCGGTAATTCCGCCCATTCCCGGGCTTGATGGCCACAATGAATTTACACTCAGCACCGGTCTAAGACCTGCCAGGGTCTTTGAGGAAGCAATCCCCGGGTATACCAGTGCGGTCGTCATCGGTACAGGGCAAATTGCCCTGGAGACGGCTGCCATTCTGCAAGCCAGGGGCTACCACCATGTCTATCTGGTGGGCAGGTCTGATCGTATCCTTCGTACTTACCTGGACGAAGAAATGGTCGGTGTAGTCGAAGAGAGAATCAGGGAAAACGGTGTAGAACTTATCCTGGGTGCCGGGAACCTGAGGGTAGCCACCAGGGGAGAGAAAAAGCTCCTCTACCTGGCGGATAGAGAGCTTGAGGTAGACATTATCTTTCTTGCTGTCGGCGCTGAGCCTAATAGCAGTCTGGCGCGGAGGGCGGGTATTGAGATAGGAGACACCGGGGCTGTTGCTGTTAACGAGTACCTGCAGACAAGCGACCCGGATATCTATGCTATCGGTGATTGCATGGAGAACCGGGACACACTAACCGGTACCAAACGACGCTACCAGACGGCAACTAACGCAGCGAAAACAGGGAGAATAGCCGGCAGAAACCTGGTCCTGGGGAACGTTATTGCCTATCAGGGGACAGTGATGACATTCATCACCGAAATCTATGGATGCGAAGTCGGAACGGTTGGACTCACTGAGGACTATGCCCGGGAGCAGGGGTTTGATGTTGTCACCAGCATGACAACCAGTTCGACGCGACGCCGGACTTTTGGTGGTAGACCTGTCAATATCAAGCTTATTGCCGACCGCAAGTCCCGTACCCTGATTGGAGCACAGATTACCTCGGAGGAAATGGTTGCGGGCAAGATTGACAGGCTGGCTGTGGCTATAGCCGAGAAGGTTCCGCTGCAACGATTGTCTCTAATCGACACCTGCTATTCACCGACGGTAGGTGCTGGATATGAGGCAGTGACCATGGCGCTGGACGCACTTCTTGAGAAGGTTGCCGGTTAG
- a CDS encoding CoA transferase has translation MEQALSGVRVLDVTHYIAGPYCTKLLADYGAEVVKVERHGTGDGARRIGPFYKDDPHPEKSGLFLYLNTNKRGVTLNLKSETGIRIFRELVVDADILVENFSPRVMASLGLDYESLERINPGLVMTSISNFGQTGPYRDYKATEIVADAMGGWMSIIGHPDREPLKPGGNQAQFVSGLFGCVGTMTAFHGRELTGVGQHVDISLMDAVLYIQMNITQIYHYHERVTSRIGNMVLPPPGSILPCRDGYIGAIAVTNSQWQSLCEWMGKPELASDERFLTRIHRTENVDELIATLIPWLLEHDQEELLREAQKRRIPFGIPAGADRLLNSEHLNERGYFVDVEHPVTGKVRYPGAQFGLGDLPYELKPAPLLGEHNEEIYCHRLGYNKKDLVRLRETGVI, from the coding sequence GTGGAGCAGGCTCTGTCCGGCGTCAGGGTACTGGATGTAACTCACTACATTGCCGGGCCCTACTGCACCAAGCTGCTCGCCGACTATGGCGCCGAGGTGGTCAAGGTGGAAAGGCACGGTACCGGTGACGGCGCCAGAAGGATTGGCCCCTTCTACAAGGATGACCCTCATCCGGAAAAGAGTGGCCTGTTTCTCTACCTGAACACCAACAAACGCGGTGTCACTCTGAACCTGAAGTCTGAGACCGGGATTAGAATATTCCGGGAACTGGTGGTAGACGCTGACATCCTCGTGGAGAACTTCAGCCCCAGGGTGATGGCGTCTCTGGGTCTGGACTATGAGAGTCTGGAGAGGATAAACCCCGGTCTGGTTATGACCTCCATTTCCAACTTCGGGCAGACCGGTCCCTACCGAGACTACAAGGCCACCGAGATTGTCGCTGATGCTATGGGTGGCTGGATGAGCATCATCGGCCACCCGGACCGCGAGCCACTTAAACCCGGCGGGAACCAGGCGCAGTTTGTCAGCGGTCTCTTCGGATGTGTCGGTACAATGACCGCTTTCCACGGTCGGGAGTTGACCGGAGTCGGACAACACGTGGACATATCCCTGATGGATGCCGTGCTCTACATCCAGATGAATATTACGCAAATATATCACTACCACGAGAGGGTTACCAGCAGAATCGGCAATATGGTACTGCCCCCACCCGGTTCGATACTACCCTGTCGGGACGGCTATATCGGGGCTATCGCCGTTACGAACAGCCAGTGGCAATCCCTCTGTGAGTGGATGGGGAAACCGGAGCTAGCCAGCGACGAGAGGTTCCTTACCAGAATCCACCGCACCGAGAATGTGGACGAGCTTATTGCTACGTTAATTCCCTGGCTACTCGAGCATGACCAGGAGGAACTGCTGCGCGAAGCGCAGAAGCGAAGGATTCCTTTTGGAATCCCGGCTGGGGCCGACCGGTTACTCAACTCTGAGCATCTCAACGAGAGAGGCTATTTCGTAGATGTTGAGCATCCCGTTACCGGAAAGGTCAGGTATCCCGGTGCCCAGTTTGGATTGGGTGATTTGCCCTATGAATTAAAGCCGGCGCCGCTGCTGGGTGAGCATAACGAGGAAATCTACTGCCATCGTCTCGGTTATAATAAAAAAGACCTGGTGAGGCTGCGAGAGACGGGCGTTATTTGA
- a CDS encoding CoA transferase, with protein MPGLPLEGLRVLDLSMWFAGPMGSRLLADMGAEVIKIESLGHIDPWRGPARVTPILIERMPELASVEKPYNRSAGFNLQNRNKYGITLDLRTGRGKEVFMKLVEVSDVVLENYSPRVMDSLDIDYPVLTEINPRLIMMSLPALGRTGPDRDHIAFGQTIDCMSGMAYLTGYPGEEPMLQSGLSYGDPLSGMNAAFAVLSALHYRRRTGRGMHIDLSQVEGLISFNADSVMDYTMNGRVRERMGNRHPSMAPHGCYRCRGEDNWVVIAVSSDAVWERFCQALEQPPWTEDTRFSNLPGRYRHQDELDRLIEVWTVQHDHYDVMRILQRADVPAGPVLNARELTEEPHLNERGIFETVTHPEAGTHPYIGMYARFSKTPGSIRMPAPCLGEHNRYVFGEILGMSEEGISELEELGIIGTEALPEQQGGMF; from the coding sequence ATGCCTGGACTGCCGCTGGAAGGACTGCGGGTACTTGACCTCTCCATGTGGTTTGCCGGACCCATGGGCAGCCGGTTGCTGGCCGACATGGGGGCTGAGGTAATCAAGATAGAATCGCTGGGACACATCGACCCGTGGCGAGGGCCTGCCAGGGTTACACCAATACTTATTGAGCGGATGCCGGAGTTGGCATCCGTTGAAAAGCCGTACAATCGTTCGGCCGGCTTCAACCTGCAGAACCGGAACAAGTATGGAATCACACTCGACCTTCGTACCGGGCGGGGCAAAGAGGTGTTCATGAAGCTGGTTGAAGTCAGTGACGTTGTCCTGGAGAACTATAGCCCCAGGGTCATGGATAGCCTGGATATTGATTACCCGGTACTCACTGAAATCAACCCCCGGCTCATTATGATGTCATTGCCGGCCCTGGGCAGGACCGGCCCGGACAGGGACCATATTGCCTTCGGGCAGACGATAGACTGCATGAGCGGTATGGCGTATCTCACCGGTTATCCTGGTGAAGAGCCGATGTTGCAGAGCGGGCTGTCCTACGGCGACCCACTGTCCGGGATGAACGCCGCTTTTGCTGTACTGTCAGCCCTGCACTACCGCCGGCGTACGGGCCGGGGAATGCATATTGACCTCTCACAGGTAGAAGGTCTTATCTCGTTCAACGCGGATTCCGTGATGGACTACACGATGAACGGACGGGTACGTGAGCGAATGGGAAACCGCCATCCCTCGATGGCGCCCCACGGCTGCTATCGCTGCCGGGGTGAAGATAACTGGGTGGTGATTGCCGTCTCTTCAGACGCAGTCTGGGAGCGGTTCTGTCAGGCGCTGGAGCAGCCGCCCTGGACAGAGGATACCCGGTTCTCAAACCTGCCGGGCAGGTACCGCCACCAGGATGAGCTGGACAGGCTGATAGAGGTCTGGACTGTGCAGCATGACCACTACGATGTAATGCGCATCCTGCAGCGGGCAGACGTCCCCGCTGGGCCGGTGCTCAACGCCAGGGAACTGACCGAGGAGCCGCATCTAAACGAACGGGGCATCTTTGAAACAGTCACCCACCCCGAAGCGGGCACGCATCCCTATATCGGCATGTACGCCCGGTTCTCAAAGACACCGGGGAGTATAAGGATGCCCGCTCCGTGCCTCGGTGAGCACAACCGCTATGTTTTCGGGGAAATACTCGGCATGTCTGAGGAGGGGATTTCGGAGCTGGAAGAGCTCGGTATAATCGGCACCGAAGCCCTGCCGGAGCAACAGGGGGGCATGTTTTAG
- a CDS encoding CoA transferase, translating into MKAVLEGIKVLDVSQVAAVPMCARHLGDFGADVIHVEHATRGDSWRVLQAGYGGGAGVPSEINYNWEAFNRNKRSLAVDISHESGRDIIYKLVKETDVFVTNLRLPEKEKHGVSYDALRRINPKLIYACLTGHGKKGPNRETPAYDTTVYWGRSGVTSTLTVPGLSGPAPRPAFGDVVAGLGLAFGIVMALYHRDKTGIGQEIDTSLLHTGIYQLTFDVSAALATGQDIVEYRLNPPEVLDEELMKRRNELIGEAQEAIVRLGEFYRENSPNPLANRYTTKDGKVIGFNALQSDRFWAEFCRVIERPDLEEDPRFISSEARTENKGELYSILRDAFITRTLDEWTPHLVGLPYAPIQNTVDVVNDVQAEANNMFLPVDHPTYGPMKVIANPVNLSETPATYRLPSPEFSQHTEEILLELGYSWEDIARLKEEGTIA; encoded by the coding sequence ATGAAGGCTGTACTGGAAGGTATCAAGGTTCTGGACGTTTCCCAGGTGGCCGCTGTGCCCATGTGTGCCCGGCATCTGGGTGACTTCGGTGCGGATGTGATTCACGTGGAGCACGCCACCAGGGGCGATTCATGGAGGGTGCTTCAGGCGGGATATGGTGGCGGTGCCGGTGTGCCCTCTGAAATCAACTACAACTGGGAAGCCTTCAACCGTAACAAGCGCAGTCTGGCGGTGGACATTTCCCATGAGTCGGGCAGGGACATAATATACAAGCTGGTCAAGGAGACGGACGTTTTCGTAACCAACCTGCGTCTCCCAGAGAAGGAGAAACACGGGGTGAGCTATGATGCCCTGCGCCGTATCAACCCGAAGCTTATCTACGCTTGCCTGACCGGGCATGGCAAAAAAGGGCCCAACCGTGAGACCCCGGCCTATGATACCACCGTCTACTGGGGGAGGTCGGGGGTCACCAGCACTCTGACCGTCCCCGGACTCTCGGGACCGGCCCCACGCCCGGCGTTTGGTGATGTTGTTGCCGGTCTCGGGCTTGCCTTTGGCATTGTGATGGCCCTCTACCACCGTGACAAGACCGGGATAGGCCAGGAGATTGACACCTCCTTATTGCATACCGGCATCTACCAGTTGACCTTCGACGTTTCGGCTGCTCTGGCTACCGGGCAGGATATCGTGGAGTACAGGCTCAATCCCCCCGAGGTGCTGGATGAAGAGTTGATGAAGCGCCGGAACGAGCTCATTGGTGAGGCCCAGGAAGCAATAGTACGTCTCGGCGAGTTCTACCGGGAGAACTCACCCAATCCCCTGGCGAATCGTTACACCACGAAAGACGGCAAGGTAATCGGTTTCAATGCGCTGCAGTCGGACCGGTTCTGGGCGGAGTTCTGCCGCGTAATCGAGCGTCCTGACCTTGAGGAAGACCCGAGGTTTATATCAAGTGAGGCCAGGACCGAGAACAAAGGTGAGCTATACTCTATCCTGCGGGACGCCTTTATCACCAGGACTCTCGATGAATGGACACCTCACCTAGTCGGGTTGCCGTACGCTCCCATACAAAACACCGTGGATGTTGTCAATGATGTCCAGGCAGAGGCAAACAACATGTTCCTGCCCGTTGACCACCCTACATACGGACCGATGAAGGTAATCGCCAATCCCGTAAATCTCAGTGAGACCCCGGCCACATACCGACTCCCGTCTCCGGAGTTCAGCCAGCATACAGAGGAGATTCTCCTGGAACTGGGCTATAGCTGGGAGGATATCGCGCGACTCAAAGAAGAAGGGACCATAGCCTGA
- a CDS encoding HAD-IA family hydrolase, which yields MIKAVFFDWFGTLAQYHPPREQLLSQVLEELGLNVSPDDIRPALVVADREFYEENAAVSWQDMTGEERTNMFIRQQQRMLERAGVQVSGDMPYKILARTRELYAGLKFVLFDDVLDTMKVLKKRDLTLGLLTNLNRDINSLCRELGMEPYLDFTVTSAEVGAEKPHPPVFLAALEHASVTAEQALHVGDQYSVDVVGARNLGINPVLLDRNDAYPEVNDCPRIRALAEVTAFLN from the coding sequence GTGATAAAAGCGGTGTTCTTCGACTGGTTCGGTACACTGGCACAATACCATCCGCCCCGCGAGCAACTACTAAGCCAAGTTCTTGAGGAGCTTGGCTTAAACGTGTCACCTGATGATATCCGGCCCGCCCTGGTGGTCGCAGACAGGGAGTTCTACGAAGAGAACGCTGCTGTGTCATGGCAGGACATGACTGGCGAGGAACGGACGAACATGTTCATCCGCCAGCAGCAAAGGATGCTGGAGAGGGCCGGTGTCCAGGTCTCAGGAGATATGCCCTATAAAATCTTAGCCCGGACGCGCGAATTGTACGCCGGGCTGAAATTCGTCCTCTTCGATGACGTGCTGGACACCATGAAAGTCCTGAAGAAACGCGACCTCACCCTCGGTCTGCTGACCAACCTCAACCGGGATATAAACTCACTATGCCGTGAGCTGGGCATGGAGCCCTATCTTGATTTCACGGTAACTTCCGCTGAAGTGGGAGCAGAAAAGCCCCATCCCCCTGTGTTCCTTGCCGCCCTGGAGCACGCCTCCGTGACCGCTGAACAGGCACTGCATGTCGGTGACCAGTACAGTGTTGACGTCGTCGGTGCCAGGAACCTGGGTATCAACCCGGTACTCCTCGACCGTAACGATGCCTACCCGGAAGTGAACGACTGCCCTCGAATCCGCGCGCTAGCCGAAGTGACCGCCTTCCTCAACTAG
- the acpP gene encoding acyl carrier protein — translation MATILERVRKIVAEQLGVGESDALPSSSFVDDLGADSLDLVELVMSLEEEFSSPDKKVEIPDEDAEKILTVQNAVDYVTDLGIKDE, via the coding sequence GTGGCAACTATACTAGAGCGCGTACGGAAGATAGTCGCGGAGCAACTCGGCGTTGGTGAGAGCGATGCGCTGCCTTCGTCCAGTTTCGTCGATGACCTGGGCGCCGATTCTCTGGACCTGGTAGAGCTGGTAATGTCTCTTGAGGAGGAGTTCAGCTCTCCGGACAAGAAGGTCGAGATACCTGACGAAGACGCCGAGAAGATTCTCACCGTTCAGAACGCCGTAGACTACGTTACTGACTTGGGTATTAAAGACGAATAG
- the nusB gene encoding transcription antitermination factor NusB gives MPGARRRARMAAFQALCEISSAGHDAEKALAHLLAESDLSEMNKDFARELVNGITRNQEKIDEHIRRFASAWPLEQLSVVDRSILRLAIYEMLLESKVPVKVAINEAVELAKTFGSDSSSRFVNGVLGAVSTLVSR, from the coding sequence ATGCCGGGAGCACGGCGTAGAGCAAGAATGGCCGCCTTCCAGGCCCTGTGCGAAATCAGCTCCGCCGGGCATGATGCGGAAAAGGCCCTGGCCCATCTCCTGGCTGAAAGCGACCTCTCGGAGATGAACAAGGACTTTGCCCGGGAACTCGTCAATGGCATCACACGAAACCAGGAGAAAATTGACGAGCACATACGGCGTTTTGCCTCTGCCTGGCCACTGGAGCAACTCTCGGTAGTTGACAGAAGCATACTGAGACTGGCAATATATGAGATGCTACTGGAGAGTAAGGTCCCGGTCAAGGTAGCCATTAATGAGGCAGTTGAACTCGCCAAGACATTTGGCAGTGACAGTTCCTCAAGGTTCGTGAATGGGGTCCTGGGTGCAGTGAGCACTCTCGTCAGCAGATGA
- the fabG gene encoding 3-oxoacyl-[acyl-carrier-protein] reductase gives MDLSDRVAIVTGSGRGIGAAIALKLAEVGATVVINDVGDMEPAEAVAEEIRKMGQQSLVVPADISDSSEVTRMVETVTSNYGKVDILINNAGITRDQLIMRMSDDDWDQVLGVNLKSVFLCTRAVLRPMMKQRWGRIVSIASIVGLIGNAGQANYASAKAGIIGFTRTVAKEVASRGITANAVAPGFIDTTMTQHLPEERRQAMADQILLGYLGTPRDVAEAVAFLASEEAHYITGQVLTVDGGISLGKM, from the coding sequence ATGGACCTTTCCGATAGGGTAGCTATAGTCACCGGCAGCGGCCGCGGCATCGGGGCAGCTATCGCCCTGAAACTGGCTGAAGTCGGTGCCACCGTCGTCATTAACGACGTCGGTGATATGGAACCGGCTGAAGCCGTGGCCGAAGAAATCAGGAAAATGGGACAGCAAAGCCTGGTTGTTCCCGCCGATATCAGCGATTCAAGTGAAGTCACCCGTATGGTAGAGACTGTCACCAGTAACTACGGAAAAGTCGATATCCTGATAAACAACGCCGGTATAACCAGGGACCAGCTCATAATGCGGATGTCGGATGACGACTGGGACCAAGTGCTCGGAGTGAATCTGAAGAGCGTATTCCTCTGCACCCGGGCGGTACTGAGACCCATGATGAAGCAGCGCTGGGGCAGAATCGTCAGTATCGCCAGCATTGTCGGTCTCATCGGCAACGCCGGACAGGCCAATTACGCCTCGGCGAAGGCAGGCATCATCGGCTTCACCCGCACCGTCGCCAAGGAAGTAGCCTCCCGCGGGATTACGGCCAACGCGGTAGCTCCCGGCTTCATAGACACTACGATGACCCAGCACTTACCCGAAGAGCGCAGGCAGGCCATGGCCGACCAGATACTGCTCGGCTACCTGGGCACTCCCCGAGATGTCGCCGAGGCGGTTGCGTTCCTCGCCTCAGAAGAAGCACACTATATCACAGGGCAGGTGCTCACGGTTGACGGGGGGATTTCCCTGGGGAAGATGTAG